CCCTTCCTGGATTTCCTGGCAGCTGGAACACTCGCCGCATGGGTTCGGCGTTACGCCAGTCTCGCAGTTGAGGCAGCGGGCCAGCAGGCGGCCAATGGTGGTCTTGCCCACCCCTCGGGTGCCGGTAAACAGGTAGGCATGGTGCAGACGCTGGCTTTCCAGGGCGTGGATCAACGCCTGGAGCACGTGTTCCTGGCCCACCATGTCTTCAAACGTGCGTGGGCGCCATTTACGGGCAAGTACCTGGTAGCTCATGTTCCGCCAACCGCTGTGAAAAATGGCCTTAACCTTACCACGGACCACTGCCCAATAAGAAGCAAACCGCACCGCATAGCTTCATGGGCCAGGAGGGTCAGTATCGAGGAAAATCAGGGATCTAGGAAAAGACGGGGGAGAAAACTGGGGGTGACTCCATCAGCGACACCCCGGCACACAATTCCACCGCTGCGGCTGCTCCCTTCCGGGCCTGACCGGGTTCACGGTTTCATGTTGCGGAGGCACCAATGGAGCCACCATAACGGCGTTCCGGGACAATTCCCCGAAAGCGGCGCGCATATTAGCAAAAGGGTTTGCGGACTACAATGAGAAATCGGCCAACCCTAGAGGGGTAGCGGCACTTCGTCCTGACGGAACCAGCAGGCCAGGCTGTGACGCGTGCGATTGGCGGGCAGCACCTCGTGAGGCACCTCTTCGCTCATGAACACCGCCACGCGCCCCATCTCGGGCACCACGGTTCCGCACACCTCGTGTTCGCTGTCGCGGTTGAACACCTGGAGTGCGCCGCCGTCTTCCGGCCGCCAGCCCTCATTCAGGTAAAGCACCAGGCTCACAACCCGGGACGCACGACCCTGGAAGCTGTCCAGGTGACGCTTGTAGAAATCCCCTGGATGGTACGTTGCGTAGTGGGTTTCAAATCGTTTTAGCCCCAGGAACAGGCGCTGGTTCAGTCCCACGCGGATGCCCTCGAAGAACTCGAACAGAGCGGCCTGGGGTGCGGTAATGCCCTGTAGCCAGGCAATCCTGTCCCGGCGCACGGAGCGGTCCCGCACCAGATCATTGCCGCGGCCAATGCCGGCTTTCTGCATGGCATCGGTTCGATCCAGGATTTGCACCTCCTGTTTGAGGGCCGCCAGCAGGTCGCCACCCAACAGGTCTCGCACATCCAGTGACATCCAGCCGTACTCGGTCAAACCCTCGGCAAGACCGTCAAGCCAGCGCTCCGCACGCCCCTCGAGCCCTTCGGCCGGCGCGGTCAACGATTCGTGAATGGGGGTGACAACCGGCGTTTCCATGGACGGGCCTCGTTTAAATTTTGGCCATATTTTAGGCGCAAATGTCGCCGGAGCGGCAGTTTTAATTTACTCTCTAGGTAAGCGAATACACTTAATCAATCAGTAACTCACCATGTCAGAAAGCAGTAACAGGCCTCCGATTTCTCTGTCTCCGGGGCAATGGTCCTTCACGCGCTGGAAAACCATCGGGCAACTGGAAGCCCTCGAGGTACACCACCCGCTCTTCCAGGCAACCCTTTTCCTCCAGGGCGCCCACCTGGCGAGCTTTATCCCCCAGGACGAGGCCGATTGGCTCTGGATGAGCCCTACCGCGCGCTACGAGCCCGGGCGCGCCATACGCGGCGGTATTCCGATCTGCTGGCCCTGGTTTGGCGACCCGGCCAGAAATGCCCCGGAGGTACGCAAACGCATCCACACCGACAGCGCCCACGGGTTTGCCCGTACCGCGCTGTGGAAACTGGAAGACGTGCGGGAAAGCGCCCACGAGGTGGAAATCAGCCTATCGCTGGACGCTAACGAGGACTTTGCAGACGCCTGGAGCGGACATGCCCTGGCGCTTTTAACGTTCAGCTTCTCCATCCGTGGCTGCCAACTGGCGCTGACCACCACCAACCTGGCCAATGATCCGCTCGCGTTCAGCCAGGCATTGCACACCTACCTGCCCACCAGCGACATTGCCCGCACCCGGATCTCGGGTCTGGGTGACAGCCAATACATCGACACGCTCGACAACTGGGAATACAAGCGGCAGGAAGGCCCGGTGTACTTCGACGGCGAAACCGACCGGATCTATGAAAGCGGTGAGCCGCTCAACGTGGTGACGCCGCGCGGCAGCCGCAAGCTCTCGCCCGTGGGCAGCGACTCCACCGTGGTATGGAATCCGGGGCCGGAAAAGGCCGCACGGCTTTCCGATTTCCCTGACTCGGCCTGGAAGACCATGCTCTGCGTCGAAACCGCCAATGCCGGTGGCGATTACAGAGTGCTCAATAAAGGACAAAGCCACACCCTGGGTGTGTTCATCGGAAGGAAAGCATGAGCCTGGTATCGATTCTGAAATCCCGTCTGGTTCCGGCGGCGCTGGACGAGCACGTCAACCGTATCCGCAAGCCTATTGGCACGCTTGGCTATGATCCCTGGGGCTACAACAACGAGGCCATAAAATACGGCCTGTCGATCACCAAACAGATCTACGAAAAATACTTCCGGGTGGAGGCACACGGCGTCGAGAACATACCGGCCGAAGGCCCGGTACTGATCATTGCCAACCACAGCGGCCAACTGCCCATCGACGGCCTGCTGATCGGCTATGCCCTCGCCTCGCGCGAGGAGAATCCGCGCATCCCCAGGGCTATGATCGAACGCTTCTTTCCGACCGTGCCCTGGCTTGGCAACCTTCTGAACGAAGTGGGCGCGGTGCTCGGCGATCCGGTAAATTGCGCCAAGATGCTGGCCAACGACGAAGCCGTCATTGTCTTCCCGGAAGGCGTGCGTGGCTCCGGCAAGCTCTACCAGGACCGCTATCAGCTCAAGCGCTTCGGCAACGGCTTCATGCACCTGGCCATGAAATACAACGCGCCGATTGTTCCGGTAGGCGTTGTTGGCTGCGAGGAAACCATTCCGGCCATTGCCAACATCAAGCCCCTGGCCCGGGCGCTGGGCATTCCCTACGCGCCCGTCGCCCTGCCCGTGGTATTGCCCGCCAAGGTACACCTGAATTTCGGCCAGCCCATGTACTTCGACGATCTTGAAATTCCGGAAGAGAAAGTCACCGAGCGGGTGGAAAAGGTAAAATCGGAGATCAGCCGACTGATCGACAAAGGACTGAGCGAGAGGAAAAGGCTTTTCTGATGACCCAGCAACGCAGACCCCACATCCTGATTACCGGCGCCGCGGGCGCCCTCGCCCAGCAAGTGATCGAGCAGCTACGCGACACCTGCGATCTGGTGGCGGTGGACTTCCGCGAACAAGTGTACCTGGGCGATGACATCCCCAGCTACTGCATCGACTTCAACAAGCGGGTGTTCGAAGACCTGTTCCGCCGATATAAGTTCGACGGCGTGATTCACCTGGGCCGCATCATGTCCAGCCAGCTCACCCGCATGCGCCGCTACAACGCCAACGTGCTGGGCACCCAGAAAATGCTGGACCTGAGCCACAAATACGGCATCAAGCGCGTGGTGGTGCTTTCCACCTTCCACGTATACGGTGCGGTGGCCTACAACCCGGCGCTCATCGACGAATCCGCGCCTCTGAAAAGCGCCGGCCTGAGCGCCGACCTGATTGATTCCGTGGAGCTGGAAAACCTCGCCAACATCTACCTGTGGCGCTATCCGGAACTGAACATCACCATTCTGCGGCCCTGCAATATCGTCGGCCCGGGCGTGCGTAACACCATTAGCACCCTGCTGGGCAGCGAGCGGGCACCGGTGCTGGCCGGCTTCTCTCCGATGATGCAGTTCATCCATATTGATGACATGGCGGATGCCATTGTGCTGGCGTATAAAAAACCGACACGTGGCGTGTACAACGTCGCCCCGCAGGATTGGGTGGCCTACCAGCACGCGCTGAAACTCTGTGGCTGCAAACGCTTCCCGATACTCTCGATTCCGCCGGTGGTACCCAAGCTGATCCTGAACACCCTGAAATTGAAGAGCTTTCCGTCATACCTGATGGCGTTCTTCAAGTATCCGGTGGTAATTGACGGTCGGGCATTTGCGCGGGAATTCGGGTTTGAGCCGAAGCGCCCGTTGAAGGAGATTTTCCGGTTTTATCGGGAGAATAAGCGGCCGGTTTAGGTCAGTTACAAAGAGCCCCGAGACGTGCGCCTCAGGGCTCGTGATCCTGCATCGACCGGAAACTGCCTGTCAGTCTCTGCTCCGCCGTGAGGCCTTGCGTAGAATAAGGCCCACGATACCCAGGGCCAGCAGGGCCAGCGTGCCGGGCTCCGGCACCAGTACCGGCGGCTTTGGCGAGAAAACCAGAAGATCCTGCGAGAGCTTCCTCTGCTGCTCGTCGGTAGCGGATGAGAGCACATACAGGCTGTAGCCATTCTGGAGCGAGTCCAGCGAGCCCAGCCAACCGTTGGCGAGCCCTCGCGCCGAATCAAACCAGGAAGACTTGAACGTCCCATCGTTGTAGAGATTCATGGAAGCAGAATCCTCATTGATGATCTCCCAGAGTGCAAGCTGGAACGCCGCCGACGATTTAGCGTCTGTTACCGCCGATTCGTATCCGGTGTAAAGCCTGCCGATGCGATCAACCTTGCCAGCATCCCCGAAGTAATCACCGGCACCCAGGAGGGTGTAGGAAACAATGTTCTCGGTATCGAGATAGGTGTCAATGTCAACGCAAAAGGCTTCAAGCACATCGTTCGAGCTAATCGAAAACGAACTTGAGCCTGAGACATTGCTCACATCGAACTGAAACATGCCGGCCCGTACCGACATGCTGGACCCGTCGTCGGTGATGGTTCCGGATTTGTATCCCTTACTGAAGCCTTCAAAATCCAGGTCCATGGTTAAAGGAACCGCCTGGGCAAACGTGGCCGCCCCCGCTAACATCAACCCTGCACCCAGCGACCGCCATGCCTTTTTCATATCCATAACACCTACTTCCCTGACTGCTTCCTACAACAACGAATACCGTGATTCGCAACGTGTGGCCAGAAAAGCAGGGTTGGGGCCAGAACGTTAAAAGTGTCGGCATGTTAGACACTTAAATATTGCCAACCGACCTGTGGATGAATACATTCAATAAATGTGTAAAACATACCGACATGCCTGGTAAAAAGTGTTAAGTTTTCGATACAGTCAGGAGACTTGATCGATTTTAATAATCCTCCCAAACTAGGCTGGGACGGGTATTCAGGATTCAGTGATGTTCAGGGATTTGGGCGTCTTAAGTCATGGTGCGGCAGCCACTTGCTTTCTGCTTCTCGCATTGGTGGTCGGCACTCGCTACCTTCGAAGGAACGTAGATCGGGCCCTGTTTCTTGCTGCCCTCGTGTCCTGTCTCTGGGCTGTCTCTCTCATCACCCAGAGCCTGTTCGGCCAGCCGGACTTTCTGATTCGCTACCTTCTGGAACTTCTTCGCGACGCCACCTGGCTCTTGCTTCTGTATGCCATTCTGAAGGATTTCTTCAAATCGTCGGGCACCAATGTCCGCACGAGGACGATCATCGTGGCTTCTGGCGGCATCCTGATTGCAGGTCTGATGTTGCTGGCGATCATGGAATATCTGTTTCAATGGGACTCAATCGGCGGTAAAGCAAAAATCCTCGGACAGATTGCTCTTTCGCTTCTGGGCCTCACGATTCTTGAGCAAATCTGGCGCAATTCGAGAGGCCTTGGCCGCTCAAGCATGAAGTACCTCTGCATCGGGGTCATCACTATTTTTGCGTTCGACTTCTTCATGTATACCGATGCCTTACTCTTCGGCCAGGTCTCGGATTCGTTCTGGAATGCCCGTGGCTTTATTAATGCTGCCATGGTGCCTTTGTTCGCTGTAAACGTGATCAACACCCGCAAACAACCCATTGAATTCCAGCTTTCACGAACCCTGGTGTTTCATGCCAGCACCCTCTTATTCGCTGGGGCCTACCTGTTGTTTCTCGCCATGGGGGGCTACTACGTTCGAGCGCTTGGTGGCAACTGGGGCGAAGCCCTCCAGGTTCTTTTCCTGACCATCTCCCTGGTATTTCTCGCTACGCTTCTGCTGTCACGTCGGATCCGGGCCCGGCTTATGGTTCTGATCAGCCAGAACTTCTTCGATTACAAATATGACTACCGGGAGGAATGGCTGAGAATGACCCGCGAACTGGCCGACCTCAGCGACGATCCCCCCCTGCCAGAACGGGTCATCCGGATTCTCGCGGGCCTGGTTGAAAGCAACAGCGGCGCGATCTGGCTGAAAGGAGAGCGTGATGCTTACGTTCTGAAAGCCGCCGTAAACCTCACCACGCCCAAGCACACCATGATCGACAACGATGCCGAGCTGGTTCGCTTTTTCACAGATCGGGAATGGATCGTCGACCTCCACGAGTACAAATCCGACCCTGTCAGCTATAACCTGCTGGAAATACCCGACTCGATCGCCAAAACCGCCGACGGCTGGCTGGTGATACCGCTGTATCTTGGTAACGATCTCTACGGAATGGCGCTGGTGGGCAACCCTTATGCGCGGGTGGAACTGAACTGGGAGAACTTCGATCTGATCAAAGTGGTGGCCAGACAAACCTGCAATCTTTTGGCGCAGGCCGATGCACAGAACCGTCTGTCCCGGGCCATGCAGTTTGAGGCGGTGAGCAAAGCCTCTGCGTTCATGGTGCACGACCTAAAAACGGTGATTGCCCAGCTCTCCCTGCTGGTAAAAAACGCCCCGAAACACCGGAATAACCCGGCGTTCATTGACGACATGATCAACACCACCGATCACGCCGTTCGCAAGATGTCCGGCCTGGTAGACCACATTCGCCGACCGGGCAGTGACGACGACTCCCAGCTCAAATTGCTGAACCTGGCAGACCTCACCCACAAGCTGGTTGAACACCACCAGAGGCAGGCGCCGGCACCACGAATCGACGGCGACACACCAACCGCCCTTATAAAAGCGGACGAAGAGCAGCTTCGCAGCGTGCTGGGCCACCTTATTCAGAATGCCCAGGACGCCACACCCCCAACCGGTGACATCTCGATAGCGCTGAAGCTCGCCAAGGGCAAGGTGGTGCTGTTCATACAGGACACCGGCACGGGAATGACCAAGGAGTTCATCTCCAGCCAGCTATTCAAACCGTTCGAAAGCACCAAAGGGCTTACCGGCATGGGTATTGGCGCCTACCAGGCCAGGGAATACATTCGGAGAATCGGTGGCGACATCGATGTGACCAGCGAGCCTGGGGTGGGTTCGTGTTTCTCAGTACGCATTCCGCTCGCCAGTGAGCAACCCAAAGTGACCACTGTGCGAGAGGTGCGACCGGATTCCGTATCAGAAGAGGCCAGGCAAAGCGCCAATTAATCGTCGTTTCTTAACGGAGGATTAAACCAGCATTGCAAAGTGTCAATGTTCGGTTGAGAATCTAGGCTGTGGAAATAAAAAAACAAAGGACTTGTTGCTGTTGTGACCAGACGACTCTTGATAGTAGAAGATGATCCCGGCCTCCAGAGCCAGATGCGGTGGTGTTTTAGTGAGGATCTGCAGGTATCTGTAGCCTCAGACAGGGACTCGGCCCTGACCTGCCTGCGGCGGGAAGAGCCACAAGTCGTCACTCTGGATCTCGGCCTGCCGCCTGATCCCGGAGGTGCCAGCGAAGGTTTCCGGCTGCTTGAGGAAATCATCCAGCTCGCCCCGATGACCAAAGTCATTGTTGTTACCGGTCGCGAAGAAAAGGAAAACGCCGTCAAAGCCATCGGCATGGGTGCCTCGGATTTTTACCAGAAACCACTCGATGCCGACATTCTCTCGTTTGTGGTCAACCGGGCGTTCCGGATCGCAGAGCTTGAACAGGAAAATCAGGTTCTGTCGCAACAACGTAACGGCACCAACATCAAAGGCATTGTTGCCGCCAGCCCCCAGATGCTCTCGATCTGCCGAACCCTCGAAAAAGTCGCACCTACCGATGTCACCACGCTGATCACCGGCGAAACCGGCACCGGCAAGGAACTTCTTGCCCGGGCATTACACGATCTGAGCCATCGAGCCTCCAAGCCTTTTGCCGCCATAAACTGTGCAGCCATTCCCGAGAACCTGCTGGAGAGCGAACTGTTTGGCTTCGAGAAGGGCTCGTTCACCGGTGCAACCCAGACCAAGAAAGGCAAGATTGAAAGCGCCAACGGAGGCACCCTTTTCCTCGATGAAATTGGCGACATGCCAATGCCGTTACAGGCAAAGCTGCTGCGTTTCCTGCAGGAACGCGTGATTGACAGGGTAGGCTCGGTAACCCCCATCCCCGTCGACGTTCGCGTGGTGTGTGCAACCCACCGGGATGTCAGGAACCTGATCACCGAGGGCGTTTTCCGTGAAGACCTGTACTACCGGATCAGTGAGATTACTCTCGACGTGCCCTCGCTTCGTGAACGGGACGGCGACGCTCTAGTGATCGCCCGGTCACTCCTGAAATCCCTGGGCGACCAGATGGACCGCCCCAACCTCTCGTTCAGCGAGGATGCGGTGAATGCCATCAGCAACTATGCATGGCCCGGGAACGTGCGCGAGATGATCAACAAGGTTAAACGGGCCACCATCATGGCGGAGGGGAAGCGCGTAACCGCCGGAGATCTGGAGCTTTCCTGCGACACGTCTGGCACACCCAATCAGCTGAACCTCAGACAGGTGCGGGAAAACGCCGAAAAGCAGGCGATCATACAGGCGCTGCAAACCTGCAACTACAATATGGCCCAGGCGTCCCGACTGCTCGGTGTGACGCGCCCTACCCTGTATAACCTGACGGACAAGTACCGAATCGAGACGTCACAAACAACAAGTGCCTGAGAGAAGGCGAAGGACAAGACCCGAAGAAGGACCAGGGCATGAATCTACCACGACTGTTACCGCTGGCTTTGCTCACTGCAGCAATCACCCTGTTTGCTGCCGGCTGCAGCAACGAAACGGAAATGACACAGGACGACATTCAATACATCAGTCACGTTGACCAAGCGCG
The nucleotide sequence above comes from Marinobacter gudaonensis. Encoded proteins:
- a CDS encoding SDR family oxidoreductase, with protein sequence MTQQRRPHILITGAAGALAQQVIEQLRDTCDLVAVDFREQVYLGDDIPSYCIDFNKRVFEDLFRRYKFDGVIHLGRIMSSQLTRMRRYNANVLGTQKMLDLSHKYGIKRVVVLSTFHVYGAVAYNPALIDESAPLKSAGLSADLIDSVELENLANIYLWRYPELNITILRPCNIVGPGVRNTISTLLGSERAPVLAGFSPMMQFIHIDDMADAIVLAYKKPTRGVYNVAPQDWVAYQHALKLCGCKRFPILSIPPVVPKLILNTLKLKSFPSYLMAFFKYPVVIDGRAFAREFGFEPKRPLKEIFRFYRENKRPV
- a CDS encoding PEP-CTERM sorting domain-containing protein — encoded protein: MKKAWRSLGAGLMLAGAATFAQAVPLTMDLDFEGFSKGYKSGTITDDGSSMSVRAGMFQFDVSNVSGSSSFSISSNDVLEAFCVDIDTYLDTENIVSYTLLGAGDYFGDAGKVDRIGRLYTGYESAVTDAKSSAAFQLALWEIINEDSASMNLYNDGTFKSSWFDSARGLANGWLGSLDSLQNGYSLYVLSSATDEQQRKLSQDLLVFSPKPPVLVPEPGTLALLALGIVGLILRKASRRSRD
- a CDS encoding lysophospholipid acyltransferase family protein, with amino-acid sequence MSLVSILKSRLVPAALDEHVNRIRKPIGTLGYDPWGYNNEAIKYGLSITKQIYEKYFRVEAHGVENIPAEGPVLIIANHSGQLPIDGLLIGYALASREENPRIPRAMIERFFPTVPWLGNLLNEVGAVLGDPVNCAKMLANDEAVIVFPEGVRGSGKLYQDRYQLKRFGNGFMHLAMKYNAPIVPVGVVGCEETIPAIANIKPLARALGIPYAPVALPVVLPAKVHLNFGQPMYFDDLEIPEEKVTERVEKVKSEISRLIDKGLSERKRLF
- a CDS encoding D-hexose-6-phosphate mutarotase → MSESSNRPPISLSPGQWSFTRWKTIGQLEALEVHHPLFQATLFLQGAHLASFIPQDEADWLWMSPTARYEPGRAIRGGIPICWPWFGDPARNAPEVRKRIHTDSAHGFARTALWKLEDVRESAHEVEISLSLDANEDFADAWSGHALALLTFSFSIRGCQLALTTTNLANDPLAFSQALHTYLPTSDIARTRISGLGDSQYIDTLDNWEYKRQEGPVYFDGETDRIYESGEPLNVVTPRGSRKLSPVGSDSTVVWNPGPEKAARLSDFPDSAWKTMLCVETANAGGDYRVLNKGQSHTLGVFIGRKA
- the prsR gene encoding PEP-CTERM-box response regulator transcription factor; amino-acid sequence: MTRRLLIVEDDPGLQSQMRWCFSEDLQVSVASDRDSALTCLRREEPQVVTLDLGLPPDPGGASEGFRLLEEIIQLAPMTKVIVVTGREEKENAVKAIGMGASDFYQKPLDADILSFVVNRAFRIAELEQENQVLSQQRNGTNIKGIVAASPQMLSICRTLEKVAPTDVTTLITGETGTGKELLARALHDLSHRASKPFAAINCAAIPENLLESELFGFEKGSFTGATQTKKGKIESANGGTLFLDEIGDMPMPLQAKLLRFLQERVIDRVGSVTPIPVDVRVVCATHRDVRNLITEGVFREDLYYRISEITLDVPSLRERDGDALVIARSLLKSLGDQMDRPNLSFSEDAVNAISNYAWPGNVREMINKVKRATIMAEGKRVTAGDLELSCDTSGTPNQLNLRQVRENAEKQAIIQALQTCNYNMAQASRLLGVTRPTLYNLTDKYRIETSQTTSA
- the prsK gene encoding XrtA/PEP-CTERM system histidine kinase PrsK, with translation MFRDLGVLSHGAAATCFLLLALVVGTRYLRRNVDRALFLAALVSCLWAVSLITQSLFGQPDFLIRYLLELLRDATWLLLLYAILKDFFKSSGTNVRTRTIIVASGGILIAGLMLLAIMEYLFQWDSIGGKAKILGQIALSLLGLTILEQIWRNSRGLGRSSMKYLCIGVITIFAFDFFMYTDALLFGQVSDSFWNARGFINAAMVPLFAVNVINTRKQPIEFQLSRTLVFHASTLLFAGAYLLFLAMGGYYVRALGGNWGEALQVLFLTISLVFLATLLLSRRIRARLMVLISQNFFDYKYDYREEWLRMTRELADLSDDPPLPERVIRILAGLVESNSGAIWLKGERDAYVLKAAVNLTTPKHTMIDNDAELVRFFTDREWIVDLHEYKSDPVSYNLLEIPDSIAKTADGWLVIPLYLGNDLYGMALVGNPYARVELNWENFDLIKVVARQTCNLLAQADAQNRLSRAMQFEAVSKASAFMVHDLKTVIAQLSLLVKNAPKHRNNPAFIDDMINTTDHAVRKMSGLVDHIRRPGSDDDSQLKLLNLADLTHKLVEHHQRQAPAPRIDGDTPTALIKADEEQLRSVLGHLIQNAQDATPPTGDISIALKLAKGKVVLFIQDTGTGMTKEFISSQLFKPFESTKGLTGMGIGAYQAREYIRRIGGDIDVTSEPGVGSCFSVRIPLASEQPKVTTVREVRPDSVSEEARQSAN
- a CDS encoding 2OG-Fe(II) oxygenase encodes the protein METPVVTPIHESLTAPAEGLEGRAERWLDGLAEGLTEYGWMSLDVRDLLGGDLLAALKQEVQILDRTDAMQKAGIGRGNDLVRDRSVRRDRIAWLQGITAPQAALFEFFEGIRVGLNQRLFLGLKRFETHYATYHPGDFYKRHLDSFQGRASRVVSLVLYLNEGWRPEDGGALQVFNRDSEHEVCGTVVPEMGRVAVFMSEEVPHEVLPANRTRHSLACWFRQDEVPLPL